In a genomic window of Bacillales bacterium:
- the paaI gene encoding hydroxyphenylacetyl-CoA thioesterase PaaI, which translates to MYEDPYASFLGIALQDVYEGHATATMKVEEHMLNFHGTANGGAIFSLADYVFAVASNSHGQPAVGITMTMHYLKAGGVGSVLTATAAVEKEPTRLGLYRIEVKNETDELVALAEGMVYRKKG; encoded by the coding sequence ATGTATGAAGATCCGTATGCCTCGTTTCTCGGCATTGCGCTGCAAGACGTTTACGAGGGCCATGCGACAGCAACGATGAAGGTCGAAGAGCATATGCTCAATTTCCACGGCACGGCCAACGGAGGAGCGATCTTTTCCTTGGCGGACTATGTCTTTGCCGTCGCCAGCAATTCACATGGACAGCCGGCGGTCGGAATTACGATGACGATGCACTATCTCAAAGCTGGCGGCGTTGGCAGCGTGTTGACTGCAACGGCGGCTGTGGAAAAAGAACCGACCCGGCTCGGGTTGTATCGCATCGAAGTGAAAAACGAAACGGATGAGTTGGTTGCCCTTGCGGAAGGCATGGTTTATCGAAAAAAAGGGTAA
- the ehuA gene encoding ectoine/hydroxyectoine ABC transporter ATP-binding protein EhuA, with the protein MSDAIVTYKDVRKSFGDTEVLKGINLEIGRGERVSLIGPSGSGKTTIIRMLMTLEEPTSGLIEVDGKPLWHKRVKNGELVRADEKHLRQVRSDIGMVFQQFNLFPHMTILKNCTSAPVHVLGVSKEEAKERAVEMLEKVGLGDKLDVYPNQLSGGQQQRVAIARAVVMRPKVMLFDEVTSALDPETVGEVLEVIKDIARESDMAMILITHEMEFARDVADRVVFLDNGVIAEQGTPQEILENPDSERLKSFLQRFRMS; encoded by the coding sequence ATGAGTGACGCAATCGTGACGTACAAAGACGTTCGGAAGTCGTTTGGCGACACCGAGGTGCTCAAGGGCATCAATTTAGAGATCGGACGCGGCGAGCGGGTCAGCTTGATCGGCCCGAGCGGTTCGGGGAAAACGACAATCATTCGCATGTTAATGACGTTGGAAGAACCGACGTCGGGCTTGATTGAAGTGGACGGAAAGCCGCTCTGGCATAAACGAGTGAAAAACGGAGAACTCGTCCGTGCCGACGAAAAGCATTTGCGCCAAGTGCGTTCCGATATCGGCATGGTGTTTCAACAGTTTAATTTGTTTCCGCACATGACGATTTTGAAAAACTGCACGTCGGCACCGGTTCACGTGCTCGGAGTTTCAAAAGAGGAAGCAAAGGAACGGGCAGTGGAAATGCTCGAAAAGGTCGGACTCGGGGATAAGCTTGACGTCTATCCGAATCAGCTTTCCGGAGGCCAGCAGCAGCGGGTGGCGATCGCACGCGCGGTCGTGATGCGGCCGAAGGTGATGCTGTTTGACGAAGTGACGTCGGCGCTCGATCCGGAGACGGTCGGCGAGGTGCTCGAAGTCATTAAAGACATCGCGCGCGAAAGCGACATGGCGATGATTTTGATTACGCACGAGATGGAATTCGCCCGCGACGTGGCCGATCGCGTCGTGTTTTTGGACAACGGTGTGATTGCCGAACAAGGGACGCCGCAAGAAATCTTGGAAAATCCGGACAGCGAGCGGTTAAAGTCGTTCTTGCAACGATTCCGAATGAGTTGA
- a CDS encoding cold-shock protein — translation MAFHGKNREPIPEVETTVWVCSNEKCSGWMRDNFSFEKEPTCPMCQSTMEKETRVLPEIK, via the coding sequence ATGGCCTTCCATGGAAAAAACCGTGAACCGATTCCGGAAGTGGAAACGACCGTTTGGGTTTGCAGCAACGAAAAATGCTCGGGCTGGATGAGAGACAATTTTTCATTTGAAAAAGAACCAACCTGCCCGATGTGCCAATCGACAATGGAAAAAGAGACGCGGGTCTTGCCCGAAATCAAGTAG